A single region of the Labeo rohita strain BAU-BD-2019 chromosome 3, IGBB_LRoh.1.0, whole genome shotgun sequence genome encodes:
- the LOC127161378 gene encoding uncharacterized protein LOC127161378 isoform X2 codes for MADKCHLCLLGLIILSSLLTGTSGVNDDHVFISSGENVRLPCNNHLHDCKSTTWTYNRHSATVELIGLGIKKKNIERHERLSLGSDCSLNIKNIIKEDYGLYSCRQYVNGQKQGTDAHVYLHVLHVSSSSSQTEISAGSSVTLYCQLFSNSGDSCDDWIRSQLIRLFWVNHSGVKLTISDSRYQISAPGHCIITLNEDDNREWRCEITHRNQVKTSVTYTVKSSAQDKTRKAVTVTVISVSVTAFAVFLLVVLWLICRKRAVLTVCCLKVKGENEDKGTYETINMSIPAAARDNEQTDDVTYSEVSSSSKKPVKSLNDHNDTVTYAAIRGTENEPRDELYTSVNKNKDK; via the exons atggctgataagtgtcatttgtgtctgctgggactgatcattctctcttcacttctcacag GTACCAGTGGAGTGAATGATGATCATGTGTTCATCAGTTCTGGTGAAAATGTCCGTCTGCCCTGTAATAATCATCTTCATGACTGCAAATCAACTACATGGACCTATAACAGACATTCAGCAACAGTTGAACTGATTGGTTTAGGgataaagaagaaaaacatcGAGAGACATGAGAGACTGAGTCTGGGGTCTGACTGCTCTCTGAACATCAAGAACATCATAAAAGAAGATTATGGACTTTACAGCTGCCGACAATATGTGAATGGACAAAAACAAGGAACTGATGCACATGTTTATCTGCATGTTCTTCATG tctcttcatcatcctcacagACTGAGATCAGTGCAGGCAGCTCTGTGACTCTCTACTGTCAGTTGTTTTCAAATTCTGGAGACTCTTGTGATGATTGGATCCGTTCTCAGTTAATTCGGCTGTTCTGGGTGAATCATTCTGGTGTTAAACTGACAATATCAGACTCCAGATATCAGATATCAGCTCCAGGACACTGTATCATCACTCTGAATGAAGATGACAACAGAGAGTGGAGATGTGAAATTactcacagaaatcaagtcaagacCTCAGTCACATATACTGTCAAGAGTTCAG CTCAAGATAAAACAAGAAAAGCAGTGACTGTGACAGTGATTTCTGTTTCTGTCACTGCATTTGCTGTTTTTCTTCTTGTTGTTCTCTGGCTGATCTGCAGAAAAAGAGCTG ttttaactGTTTGTTGTCTGAAGGTCAAAGGTGAGAATGAAGATAAAGGGACGTATGAAACAATCAACATGTCCATTCCTGCTGCTGCTAGAGACAAT GAGCAGACAGATGATGTGACTTATTCTGAAGTCTCTTCTTCCAGTAAAAAGCCAGTAAAATCACTCAAT GATCATAATGATACAGTGACTTACGCTGCCATCAGAGGAACAGAAAATGAGCCGCGGGATGAACTTTACACCTCTGTGAACAAGAACAAGgacaaataa
- the LOC127161378 gene encoding uncharacterized protein LOC127161378 isoform X1, producing MADKCHLCLLGLIILSSLLTGTSGVNDDHVFISSGENVRLPCNNHLHDCKSTTWTYNRHSATVELIGLGIKKKNIERHERLSLGSDCSLNIKNIIKEDYGLYSCRQYVNGQKQGTDAHVYLHVLHVSSSSSQTEISAGSSVTLYCQLFSNSGDSCDDWIRSQLIRLFWVNHSGVKLTISDSRYQISAPGHCIITLNEDDNREWRCEITHRNQVKTSVTYTVKSSAQDKTRKAVTVTVISVSVTAFAVFLLVVLWLICRKRADNKMGTYESVVKGENEDKGTYETINMSIPAAARDNEQTDDVTYSEVSSSSKKPVKSLNDHNDTVTYAAIRGTENEPRDELYTSVNKNKDK from the exons atggctgataagtgtcatttgtgtctgctgggactgatcattctctcttcacttctcacag GTACCAGTGGAGTGAATGATGATCATGTGTTCATCAGTTCTGGTGAAAATGTCCGTCTGCCCTGTAATAATCATCTTCATGACTGCAAATCAACTACATGGACCTATAACAGACATTCAGCAACAGTTGAACTGATTGGTTTAGGgataaagaagaaaaacatcGAGAGACATGAGAGACTGAGTCTGGGGTCTGACTGCTCTCTGAACATCAAGAACATCATAAAAGAAGATTATGGACTTTACAGCTGCCGACAATATGTGAATGGACAAAAACAAGGAACTGATGCACATGTTTATCTGCATGTTCTTCATG tctcttcatcatcctcacagACTGAGATCAGTGCAGGCAGCTCTGTGACTCTCTACTGTCAGTTGTTTTCAAATTCTGGAGACTCTTGTGATGATTGGATCCGTTCTCAGTTAATTCGGCTGTTCTGGGTGAATCATTCTGGTGTTAAACTGACAATATCAGACTCCAGATATCAGATATCAGCTCCAGGACACTGTATCATCACTCTGAATGAAGATGACAACAGAGAGTGGAGATGTGAAATTactcacagaaatcaagtcaagacCTCAGTCACATATACTGTCAAGAGTTCAG CTCAAGATAAAACAAGAAAAGCAGTGACTGTGACAGTGATTTCTGTTTCTGTCACTGCATTTGCTGTTTTTCTTCTTGTTGTTCTCTGGCTGATCTGCAGAAAAAGAGCTG ataATAAAATGGGGACTTATGAGTCAGTG GTCAAAGGTGAGAATGAAGATAAAGGGACGTATGAAACAATCAACATGTCCATTCCTGCTGCTGCTAGAGACAAT GAGCAGACAGATGATGTGACTTATTCTGAAGTCTCTTCTTCCAGTAAAAAGCCAGTAAAATCACTCAAT GATCATAATGATACAGTGACTTACGCTGCCATCAGAGGAACAGAAAATGAGCCGCGGGATGAACTTTACACCTCTGTGAACAAGAACAAGgacaaataa